The Microbacterium foliorum genome has a window encoding:
- a CDS encoding glycosyltransferase, with the protein MSSSPSDPTGSPDAAPDAVSVSVSGSRPLRILIGCDTFAPDINGAARFAERLAAGLVQRGEDVHVVAPNLVYRRTPARTEVIEGEPMTLHRLPSVRWAPHDWLRFVWPWRVKHYARKIMDSVQPDVVHIQSHIVIGRGLARIAHERGIPVIATNHVMAENILDHTTMPKWVDDLVLRWAWGDAKRTFALTRAITTPTRRAADFLERTVAVENVIPVSCGIDRAQYTPVIGPRDKNRIIFVGRLTAEKQVEVILEAITKLDPALDATFDIVGGGDQRKQLENLTVQLGLADRVTFHGRTSDEELRALLSRASVFTIASIAELQSIATMEAMASALPIVAADAVALPHLVHDGENGYLFEPGDSDALAARLTDVLTADATEYQRMQQASLDGVIIHDINRTLDTFEALYRDEPLPE; encoded by the coding sequence ATGTCTTCCTCTCCCTCCGATCCGACGGGTTCCCCCGACGCCGCCCCCGACGCCGTGTCCGTGTCCGTGTCCGGGTCGCGGCCACTGCGCATCCTCATCGGATGCGACACCTTCGCCCCCGACATCAACGGCGCCGCACGATTCGCCGAACGTCTCGCGGCCGGTCTCGTGCAGCGCGGTGAAGACGTCCACGTCGTCGCCCCCAACCTCGTCTACCGTCGCACGCCCGCGCGTACCGAGGTCATCGAAGGCGAGCCGATGACCCTGCACCGGCTGCCGTCGGTGCGCTGGGCACCGCACGACTGGCTGCGCTTCGTCTGGCCGTGGCGCGTGAAGCACTACGCCCGCAAGATCATGGACAGCGTCCAGCCCGATGTCGTGCACATCCAGTCGCACATCGTGATCGGCCGCGGTCTCGCGCGCATCGCCCACGAACGCGGCATCCCCGTCATCGCGACGAACCACGTGATGGCCGAGAACATCCTCGACCACACCACCATGCCGAAGTGGGTCGACGACCTCGTGCTGCGGTGGGCATGGGGCGACGCGAAGCGGACCTTCGCCCTGACGCGCGCCATCACCACGCCGACTCGTCGCGCCGCCGACTTCCTCGAGCGGACCGTCGCTGTCGAGAACGTGATCCCGGTGAGCTGCGGCATCGACCGCGCGCAGTACACGCCCGTGATCGGCCCTCGCGACAAGAACCGGATCATCTTCGTCGGCCGTCTGACCGCCGAGAAGCAGGTCGAGGTGATCCTCGAGGCGATCACCAAGCTCGACCCCGCACTGGACGCGACCTTCGACATCGTCGGCGGCGGAGACCAGCGCAAGCAGCTCGAGAACCTGACCGTGCAGCTCGGCCTCGCCGACCGGGTGACCTTCCACGGGCGCACGAGCGACGAGGAGCTCCGCGCCCTGCTGTCGCGCGCCTCGGTGTTCACGATCGCCTCGATCGCCGAGCTGCAGTCGATCGCGACGATGGAGGCCATGGCTTCGGCGTTGCCGATCGTCGCCGCGGATGCCGTGGCGCTGCCGCATCTGGTGCACGACGGCGAGAACGGCTACCTCTTCGAGCCCGGCGACTCCGACGCCCTCGCGGCGCGACTGACGGACGTGCTGACCGCCGATGCGACGGAGTACCAGCGGATGCAGCAGGCATCGCTCGACGGCGTCATCATCCACGACATCAACCGCACGCTCGACACGTTCGAGGCGCTCTACCGCGACGAGCCCCTGCCCGAGTGA
- a CDS encoding glycoside hydrolase 5 family protein, which yields MTQRRALDAPLRFGANYTPSKDWMHSWLDFTPDDVRRDFAALAELGLDHVRVFPLWTVLQPNRTLIREKAVDDVRAMVDIAAEFGLDASVDVIQGHLSSFDFVPSWLFTWHDRNMFTDPTALDGQVSLVRALAGALSEAPNFLGLTLGNEVNQFSAHTHPSPWPVTTDEAGAWIETLLAAAEEAAPGAGHVHSEYDAVWYMDGHGFTPAHASRLGEMTTIHSWIFNGTAQRYGGRSVASDRHAEYLIELSRAFATDRQRPVWLQEVGAPSNCLDESEMPGFLEATLRSAVRTENLWGVTWWCSHDVSRELADFPELEYSLGLIDQHGEAKPIGRRFAELIPELRARAAVPVRDTAIVVEVDPHEVPVSRAALSPGGAVFQAWVDACARGIDPAFVTSLEALDPAVLESRGIRTLIRPDLSGDSVDPYGSVNTVVG from the coding sequence ATGACGCAGCGCCGCGCTCTCGATGCTCCCCTGAGATTCGGGGCGAACTACACGCCGTCGAAGGACTGGATGCACTCCTGGCTGGACTTCACCCCCGACGACGTGCGCCGCGACTTCGCCGCCCTGGCGGAGCTCGGGCTCGATCACGTCCGCGTCTTCCCGCTCTGGACGGTGCTGCAGCCCAACCGCACCCTTATTCGCGAGAAGGCCGTCGACGACGTGCGCGCGATGGTCGACATCGCTGCGGAATTCGGCCTGGACGCGAGCGTCGACGTGATCCAGGGTCATCTGTCGAGCTTCGACTTCGTGCCGTCGTGGCTGTTCACCTGGCATGACCGCAACATGTTCACCGACCCGACCGCGCTCGACGGACAGGTCTCGCTCGTGCGTGCTCTCGCCGGCGCGCTGAGCGAGGCGCCGAACTTCCTGGGGCTGACGCTCGGCAACGAGGTCAACCAGTTCTCGGCGCACACCCATCCCTCGCCGTGGCCGGTCACGACCGACGAGGCCGGCGCCTGGATCGAGACGCTGCTCGCCGCCGCCGAGGAGGCTGCGCCCGGTGCGGGGCATGTGCACAGCGAGTACGACGCGGTCTGGTACATGGACGGGCATGGTTTCACCCCCGCGCACGCCTCGCGGCTGGGCGAGATGACGACGATCCACTCCTGGATCTTCAACGGCACCGCCCAGCGCTACGGCGGTCGATCCGTCGCCTCCGATCGTCACGCCGAGTACCTGATCGAGCTGTCCCGCGCCTTCGCCACCGACCGGCAGCGGCCGGTCTGGCTGCAGGAGGTCGGCGCTCCCTCGAACTGCCTCGACGAGAGCGAGATGCCGGGGTTCCTCGAGGCCACGCTGCGCTCCGCGGTGCGCACCGAGAACCTCTGGGGTGTGACGTGGTGGTGCTCGCACGATGTGAGCCGGGAGCTGGCGGACTTTCCCGAGCTGGAGTACTCGCTCGGCCTCATCGATCAGCACGGCGAGGCCAAGCCGATCGGACGCCGCTTCGCCGAGCTGATCCCGGAGCTGCGGGCACGGGCCGCGGTGCCCGTGCGGGACACGGCGATCGTGGTCGAGGTCGACCCGCACGAGGTGCCGGTCAGCCGTGCGGCCCTCAGTCCGGGCGGCGCCGTCTTCCAGGCGTGGGTGGACGCCTGCGCGCGCGGCATCGATCCCGCCTTCGTCACCTCGCTCGAGGCCCTCGATCCTGCCGTGCTCGAGTCCCGCGGCATCCGCACCCTCATCCGACCCGACCTGTCGGGCGACTCCGTCGATCCCTACGGCTCGGTCAACACGGTCGTCGGCTGA
- a CDS encoding glycosyltransferase: protein MHIVFVGDQHLDSLGGAQVSMRLQRRHLERAGHTVTVVAPRMHGPRVRNAADPANIDLPSVPITTDREYSMSWPGRRTDTVLDQAMTRRPPVDVVHVQADFWGAFIGHRYAARHGIPVVHTMHNRVDVGIAAVTPLHRPVLAVLNLWRRRALRRVAGIAPDGSGTGITSSGRDSDGWAFLRGIARGASAVTAPSTHFARRLEEHGVFSPVDVVWNGIDDEVREATLAAAPPERAPGRPRLVWLGRMSPEKRLLPFLHAFVESGVDAELEIIGGGAQRAAAEKIVSGVRGVRFAGKLSYPETLARIAAADALVQTSIGFETQGMTPFEAATLGTPSVISDPDIAAELGGGLWAVPGASGTEDQRRTALAETLRRAVSDIAAGTAPVPMREVSEAFRQSSRTAAMIEIYERVLAG, encoded by the coding sequence ATGCACATCGTCTTCGTCGGCGACCAGCACCTCGACTCGCTCGGCGGGGCGCAGGTGTCGATGCGGCTGCAGCGACGCCACCTCGAACGCGCGGGGCACACGGTGACCGTCGTCGCGCCGAGGATGCACGGTCCGCGCGTGAGGAACGCCGCCGATCCTGCGAACATCGATCTTCCGTCGGTGCCGATCACGACCGACCGCGAGTACTCGATGAGCTGGCCGGGGCGCCGCACCGACACGGTCCTCGATCAGGCGATGACGCGACGGCCCCCGGTCGATGTGGTGCACGTGCAGGCGGATTTCTGGGGCGCGTTCATCGGGCACCGGTACGCGGCACGACACGGCATCCCGGTCGTGCACACCATGCACAACCGCGTGGACGTCGGCATCGCAGCCGTGACACCGCTGCATCGACCCGTGCTCGCGGTGCTGAACCTGTGGCGTCGTCGTGCATTGCGCCGCGTCGCCGGCATCGCTCCCGACGGATCCGGCACCGGCATCACGAGCTCTGGCCGCGACAGTGACGGGTGGGCGTTCCTCCGGGGCATCGCCCGGGGGGCATCTGCGGTCACTGCGCCGTCGACGCACTTCGCCCGCCGCCTCGAGGAGCACGGGGTGTTCAGTCCCGTGGATGTCGTCTGGAACGGCATCGACGACGAGGTGCGCGAGGCGACGCTCGCGGCGGCCCCGCCTGAGCGCGCACCCGGACGCCCCCGTCTGGTCTGGCTGGGACGCATGAGCCCCGAGAAGCGCCTGCTGCCGTTCCTGCACGCCTTCGTCGAGTCGGGCGTGGACGCAGAGCTCGAGATCATCGGCGGCGGCGCACAGCGCGCGGCGGCGGAGAAGATCGTGTCGGGTGTGCGCGGCGTACGGTTCGCGGGAAAGCTCAGCTACCCCGAGACGCTGGCGCGGATCGCCGCCGCGGATGCGCTGGTGCAGACCTCGATCGGCTTCGAGACGCAGGGGATGACGCCGTTCGAGGCGGCGACGCTCGGCACCCCCTCGGTGATCAGCGATCCTGACATCGCGGCCGAGCTCGGTGGGGGGCTCTGGGCGGTGCCCGGTGCGTCGGGCACCGAGGATCAGCGCAGAACCGCGCTCGCCGAAACCCTGCGCCGCGCGGTGTCCGACATCGCGGCCGGCACCGCACCGGTGCCGATGCGCGAGGTGTCGGAGGCGTTCCGACAGTCGTCGCGCACCGCCGCGATGATCGAGATCTACGAGCGGGTGCTCGCGGGCTGA
- a CDS encoding HNH endonuclease signature motif containing protein, whose translation MDSTKELLDRVIADLDTVLSDDALAALTDAQRVAVLQGAGAVFRRAEAVIVETVATADLGDFPHSAGCRGLNELLQRTLLVDVRGASRVDRAVDLVRRPESLAGERMPARWSEMRLALLDGVVGVGGFLAATGPIEKVWDRLTIDQRLAADVALAGCARGHGLEIDADDDDPGADEPGADDPGADEPGPSPTAQDLKALAEDLASMFDPDGEEPKDEEACRRRGITIGRLHDGVHAIRGYLTPDVAAQFQLIMDAILNPKGDGPPMPGVHFAPSDGSVVDAGDDAGADAESGADAGAGAGAGAGADVGAGARAGGEDPFNSDPRCVIDGRTAAQKRHDAVAMVIAIAARHNDMPTLGGSSPVLVVTVDATDLASHAGQGEGAEFGNTASAAADNGGWATIPGSGAHVPISIAAQAGCTGAIQRVLMDEGRIIGLTTTDRVFTVHQRRAIVARDRECLIPGCHVPASWCEIHHVIEHARGGPTHTDNGVPLCWWHHRSLGASGWEIRMKDGRPQVQGPAWWDPAQRWRTPRLSLPRKARVRGALLRV comes from the coding sequence ATGGACAGCACCAAGGAGCTTCTGGATCGGGTCATCGCCGACCTCGATACGGTGCTGTCCGACGATGCGCTGGCGGCGCTGACCGACGCGCAGCGGGTGGCTGTTCTGCAGGGTGCGGGGGCGGTGTTCCGGCGGGCCGAGGCGGTGATCGTCGAGACCGTCGCAACGGCCGATCTGGGGGACTTCCCGCACTCGGCGGGCTGTCGGGGGCTCAACGAGCTGCTGCAGCGGACGCTCCTGGTCGATGTGCGGGGCGCCAGCCGGGTCGACAGGGCCGTCGATCTGGTGCGGCGTCCGGAGAGTCTGGCAGGCGAGAGGATGCCTGCGCGCTGGTCGGAGATGCGGCTCGCGTTGCTCGACGGGGTGGTCGGGGTGGGCGGGTTCCTTGCGGCGACGGGGCCGATCGAGAAAGTGTGGGATCGGCTCACGATCGATCAGCGATTGGCGGCGGACGTCGCGTTGGCGGGGTGCGCGCGCGGGCACGGTCTCGAGATCGACGCCGATGATGACGATCCGGGTGCGGATGAGCCTGGTGCGGATGATCCGGGTGCGGATGAGCCTGGTCCGTCGCCGACGGCGCAGGATCTGAAGGCGCTCGCGGAGGACCTCGCCTCGATGTTCGATCCGGATGGGGAGGAGCCGAAAGACGAGGAGGCGTGTCGTCGTCGCGGAATCACGATCGGTCGGCTGCATGACGGCGTGCACGCGATTCGCGGGTATCTGACCCCGGACGTGGCGGCGCAGTTCCAGCTCATCATGGACGCGATCCTCAACCCCAAAGGCGACGGGCCCCCGATGCCCGGCGTGCACTTCGCGCCCAGCGACGGCTCTGTCGTAGACGCGGGTGACGACGCTGGGGCGGACGCGGAGTCGGGCGCTGACGCAGGCGCAGGCGCGGGCGCGGGCGCAGGCGCAGACGTGGGTGCAGGTGCACGTGCAGGCGGCGAGGACCCGTTCAATTCGGATCCGCGGTGCGTGATCGACGGTCGCACTGCCGCGCAGAAACGCCACGACGCGGTGGCGATGGTCATCGCGATCGCTGCCCGCCACAATGACATGCCCACCCTCGGCGGATCGTCGCCGGTTCTGGTCGTCACCGTCGATGCCACAGACCTCGCCTCACACGCTGGTCAGGGCGAAGGCGCCGAGTTCGGGAACACCGCGTCGGCAGCGGCCGATAACGGCGGATGGGCGACGATCCCGGGATCCGGCGCCCACGTCCCGATCTCCATCGCCGCGCAGGCCGGCTGCACCGGAGCGATCCAACGGGTGTTGATGGACGAGGGGCGCATCATCGGCCTCACGACCACGGATCGCGTGTTCACGGTTCATCAACGACGGGCGATCGTCGCCCGCGACAGGGAGTGTCTGATCCCGGGATGCCACGTTCCGGCGTCATGGTGCGAGATCCATCACGTGATCGAGCATGCCCGGGGTGGGCCCACGCATACGGACAACGGTGTGCCGTTGTGCTGGTGGCATCACCGAAGCCTGGGTGCCTCGGGCTGGGAGATCCGCATGAAAGACGGTCGCCCGCAGGTGCAGGGACCTGCGTGGTGGGATCCCGCACAACGCTGGCGCACCCCACGACTCAGTCTGCCGAGGAAGGCGCGTGTTCGCGGCGCCCTGCTACGGGTCTGA
- a CDS encoding MmcQ/YjbR family DNA-binding protein, giving the protein MVTLDDVREIALALPGVTERVGGHTGEPSWRLPSGQIAWIRGPSKVDLRQLADLGLEWPEGPVLGVRVGSLEEKAALLAAEPDGLFSIPHFDGYPGLLVQLDIVEKDRLAEIIADAWLVRAPVLVAKQWLAERGLD; this is encoded by the coding sequence ATGGTCACCCTCGACGATGTGCGCGAGATCGCCCTCGCGCTCCCGGGTGTGACCGAACGCGTCGGCGGTCACACGGGAGAGCCGTCATGGCGCCTGCCGAGCGGCCAGATCGCGTGGATCCGCGGTCCCAGCAAGGTCGATCTCCGCCAGCTCGCCGACCTCGGACTCGAGTGGCCCGAGGGCCCGGTGCTCGGGGTGCGGGTGGGGAGCCTCGAAGAGAAGGCCGCGCTGCTCGCCGCCGAGCCCGACGGTCTGTTCTCCATTCCGCATTTCGACGGATACCCGGGGCTGCTCGTGCAGCTCGACATCGTCGAGAAGGACCGGCTCGCCGAGATCATCGCGGATGCGTGGCTCGTGCGCGCGCCTGTGCTCGTCGCGAAGCAGTGGCTCGCGGAGCGCGGGCTGGACTGA
- a CDS encoding alpha-mannosidase: MHDDTSLTVGRVSRVLAERIRPAVHSASVPLTVESVELPGEPISPADGLALEYTETSVPSMWGPAWSTTWFRISGQVPAEWAGRRVEAVIDLGFDINMPGFQCEALAYRPDGSPVKSINPRNQWIPIAQTAHGDEPVELYLEAAANPVLLDYHPFLPTQEGDIRTSSPQPLYRLRRLDLAVFETEVFELSLDLEVLFELQAELPATSPRRMRILQAMDDALDVLDLQRIVETASDARARLAPALAAPAEASAHRISTVGHAHIDSAWLWPVRETIRKVARTTSSMTTLIEEQPEFLYGMSSAQQYAWLKEHRPEVYARVKAAVAEGRFLPLGGMWVESDTVMPSGESLVRQFSYGQRFFEREFGIRSKGVWLPDSFGYSPALPQLMRRAGFEWFFTQKISWNQQNVFPHHSFLWEGIDGSQVFTHFPSMDTYNSQLSGMEVAKASRQFKENRVSSRSIAPVGWGDGGGGTTREMTGKAQRLQNLEGSAQVVWEHPDTFFEAARAEIPNPAVWVGELYLELHRGTLTSQHATKALHRWAEQALVEAELWAATDAVRTGAEYPTAQIDRLWETVLLHEFHDILPGTSIAWVHREASEVLSRVIDEAQTIAGSARRSLAGDGDRELRFVPSSVGEGRALGAAFLEARSEPDVALAEEGDGWRLENDLVSVLISAEGLIVSAVDKASGCEAVADGRAANLFQLHQDFPNMWDAWDIDKYYRNSVDDLTGVASITASVIDGVATVVVTRAFSESTVEQTIILAPGSRTVVLRNVIDWHETEKLLKLAFPLDIQATHTEAETQFGYQSRVTHTNTSWEAAKFETSMHRFVLVREQDFGVALVNDSIYGYDTSREVSDDAVTTTVRLSLLRAPRFPDPDTDHGPHEIEIGFVIGADAEIATAEGITMNSPAAIVRGAHEVEPLISVQGQGIVVSGVKLADDGSGDVIVRLYEALGRRAAGSLSADFEHREIREVSLIEDALDDARVGGELRLRPFEVRTLRIVR; the protein is encoded by the coding sequence ATGCATGACGACACCTCGCTCACCGTCGGTCGCGTCTCGCGCGTCCTCGCGGAGCGCATCCGCCCGGCCGTCCACTCCGCCTCCGTGCCTCTCACGGTCGAGAGCGTCGAGCTGCCCGGCGAACCGATCAGCCCCGCCGACGGGCTCGCGCTCGAGTACACCGAGACATCGGTGCCGAGCATGTGGGGACCGGCCTGGTCGACCACCTGGTTCCGGATCTCGGGGCAGGTGCCCGCGGAATGGGCCGGCCGCCGGGTCGAGGCCGTGATCGACCTCGGGTTCGACATCAACATGCCGGGCTTCCAGTGCGAGGCACTCGCCTATCGCCCCGACGGGTCGCCGGTGAAGAGCATCAACCCGCGCAATCAGTGGATCCCCATCGCGCAGACCGCGCACGGCGACGAGCCCGTCGAGCTGTACCTGGAGGCGGCCGCGAACCCCGTGCTCCTCGACTACCACCCCTTCCTGCCGACGCAGGAGGGCGACATCCGCACCTCCTCGCCGCAGCCGCTGTACCGACTGCGACGCCTCGACCTCGCCGTCTTCGAGACCGAGGTGTTCGAGCTGTCGCTCGATCTCGAGGTGCTGTTCGAGCTGCAGGCCGAGCTGCCCGCGACGTCGCCGCGGCGCATGCGCATCCTGCAGGCGATGGATGACGCGCTCGACGTGCTCGATCTGCAGCGCATCGTCGAGACCGCATCCGACGCCAGGGCCCGTCTCGCCCCCGCCCTCGCGGCACCGGCCGAGGCGAGCGCGCACCGCATCTCCACCGTCGGCCACGCCCACATCGACTCCGCGTGGCTGTGGCCGGTGCGCGAGACGATCCGCAAGGTCGCACGCACGACCTCGTCGATGACGACCCTGATCGAGGAGCAGCCGGAGTTCCTCTACGGCATGTCCAGCGCGCAGCAGTACGCGTGGCTCAAGGAGCACCGGCCCGAGGTCTACGCGCGCGTCAAGGCCGCCGTGGCCGAGGGGCGTTTTCTGCCCCTGGGTGGCATGTGGGTCGAATCCGACACCGTGATGCCCTCGGGAGAATCTCTCGTGCGGCAGTTCTCGTACGGTCAGCGCTTCTTCGAGCGCGAGTTCGGCATCCGCTCCAAGGGCGTCTGGCTGCCTGACAGCTTCGGCTACTCGCCCGCACTGCCGCAGCTGATGCGTCGTGCCGGATTCGAGTGGTTCTTCACGCAGAAGATCTCGTGGAACCAGCAGAACGTCTTCCCCCACCACAGCTTCCTCTGGGAGGGCATCGACGGCTCGCAGGTGTTCACGCACTTCCCGTCGATGGACACCTACAACTCGCAGCTGAGCGGCATGGAGGTCGCCAAGGCCTCCCGCCAGTTCAAGGAGAACCGGGTGTCGTCACGGTCGATCGCGCCGGTCGGCTGGGGCGACGGAGGCGGGGGCACGACGCGCGAGATGACCGGAAAGGCGCAGCGCCTGCAGAACCTCGAGGGCAGTGCGCAGGTCGTGTGGGAGCACCCCGACACCTTCTTCGAGGCCGCGCGTGCCGAGATCCCGAACCCCGCGGTGTGGGTCGGCGAGCTGTATCTCGAGCTGCATCGTGGAACCCTCACCAGCCAGCACGCCACCAAGGCCCTGCATCGCTGGGCGGAGCAGGCGCTGGTCGAGGCCGAGCTGTGGGCGGCGACCGATGCCGTGCGCACCGGTGCCGAGTATCCGACCGCGCAGATCGACCGCCTGTGGGAGACCGTGCTGCTGCACGAGTTCCACGACATCCTTCCCGGCACCTCCATCGCGTGGGTGCATCGCGAGGCCTCCGAGGTGCTGTCCCGGGTGATCGACGAGGCGCAGACGATCGCCGGCTCCGCCCGTCGCTCGCTCGCCGGAGACGGAGACCGCGAGCTGCGGTTCGTGCCGAGCTCCGTCGGAGAGGGCCGGGCGCTCGGCGCCGCGTTCCTCGAGGCCCGCTCCGAGCCCGATGTCGCGCTCGCCGAGGAGGGCGACGGCTGGCGCCTCGAGAACGACCTGGTCTCCGTGCTGATCTCCGCCGAGGGCCTCATCGTCTCGGCCGTCGACAAGGCTTCGGGGTGCGAGGCCGTGGCGGACGGGCGCGCGGCGAACCTGTTCCAGCTGCACCAGGACTTCCCGAACATGTGGGATGCGTGGGACATCGACAAGTACTACCGCAACAGCGTCGACGACCTCACCGGGGTCGCGTCGATCACGGCATCCGTCATCGACGGCGTCGCCACCGTCGTCGTCACGCGCGCCTTCTCGGAGTCGACCGTCGAGCAGACGATCATCCTCGCCCCGGGCTCGCGCACGGTGGTGCTGCGCAACGTGATCGACTGGCACGAGACCGAGAAGCTGCTCAAGCTCGCGTTCCCGCTCGACATCCAGGCCACGCACACCGAGGCCGAGACGCAGTTCGGGTACCAGTCGCGGGTCACGCACACGAACACCAGCTGGGAGGCGGCGAAGTTCGAGACCTCGATGCACCGGTTCGTGCTGGTGCGCGAGCAGGACTTCGGCGTCGCCCTCGTGAACGACTCGATCTACGGCTACGACACCTCGCGCGAGGTGTCCGACGACGCGGTGACGACCACCGTGCGTCTCTCGCTGCTTCGCGCACCGCGCTTCCCCGACCCCGACACCGATCACGGACCGCACGAGATCGAGATCGGCTTCGTGATCGGCGCGGATGCCGAGATCGCGACCGCCGAGGGCATCACGATGAACAGCCCGGCGGCGATCGTACGCGGTGCGCACGAGGTCGAGCCGCTGATCTCGGTGCAGGGCCAGGGCATCGTCGTCTCGGGCGTGAAGCTCGCCGACGACGGCTCGGGCGACGTGATCGTGCGACTGTACGAGGCGCTCGGTCGGCGCGCGGCGGGCTCGCTGTCTGCCGACTTCGAGCACCGGGAGATCCGCGAGGTGTCGTTGATCGAAGACGCGCTCGACGATGCGCGCGTCGGCGGAGAGCTGCGCCTGCGGCCGTTCGAGGTGCGGACGCTGCGCATCGTGCGCTGA
- a CDS encoding LacI family DNA-binding transcriptional regulator, which yields MALGKRVTIADIARMAGVSPGAVSFALNGRPGVSDETRQRILTIVAENHWQPSSAARALVGARANTVGFALARPARSLGSEAFFTDLIAGIESRLSQSKVSLQLRLVGDIAEEMEVHRQWRSSNQVDGIILIDPRDDDPRSDRIAALDARAVLIGSKPSPEGAVPSVWIADDEVAETLFSYLAALGHTRITYVAGPADLEHTRLRAEVLEAMSADGIVGEVITTDFSPARASAVTRTLLSGRQRPTAIVYDNDVMAVAGLRVAQEMGRVVPRDVSLASFDDSVIAGLINPSITAMTRDTFELGEQAATLLLQQIEAETALPSTQGPTPTLSARESTAPPAS from the coding sequence ATGGCTCTGGGCAAACGCGTCACCATCGCCGACATCGCGCGCATGGCGGGGGTCTCCCCCGGGGCCGTGTCGTTCGCGCTGAACGGCCGCCCCGGAGTGAGCGACGAGACGCGCCAGCGCATCCTCACGATCGTCGCGGAGAACCACTGGCAGCCGAGCTCGGCGGCCAGAGCGCTCGTGGGCGCCAGGGCGAACACCGTCGGCTTCGCGCTGGCGCGCCCTGCCCGCTCGCTCGGGTCCGAGGCGTTCTTCACCGACCTGATCGCCGGCATCGAATCCCGCCTGTCACAGAGCAAGGTCAGCCTGCAGCTGCGCCTCGTCGGCGACATCGCCGAGGAGATGGAGGTGCATCGCCAGTGGCGGTCGTCGAACCAGGTCGACGGCATCATCCTCATCGACCCTCGTGACGACGATCCGCGCAGCGACAGGATCGCCGCACTCGATGCGCGTGCGGTGCTGATCGGCTCGAAGCCGTCTCCCGAAGGAGCCGTGCCCAGCGTCTGGATCGCCGACGACGAGGTGGCCGAGACGCTGTTCTCCTACCTCGCCGCCCTCGGGCACACCCGGATCACGTACGTCGCGGGCCCCGCCGACCTCGAGCACACCCGACTGCGCGCCGAGGTGCTCGAGGCGATGTCCGCCGACGGCATCGTCGGCGAGGTGATCACCACCGACTTCTCGCCGGCGCGCGCCTCGGCCGTCACGCGCACGCTGCTCTCGGGGCGGCAGCGGCCGACCGCGATCGTCTACGACAACGACGTGATGGCGGTCGCAGGGCTCCGGGTGGCGCAGGAGATGGGGCGCGTCGTCCCGCGGGACGTCTCGCTGGCGTCGTTCGACGACTCGGTCATCGCCGGACTCATCAACCCCTCCATCACGGCGATGACCCGCGACACCTTCGAACTCGGCGAGCAGGCGGCCACCCTGCTGCTGCAGCAGATCGAGGCGGAGACCGCCCTGCCCAGCACGCAGGGACCGACTCCGACCCTCAGCGCCCGCGAGAGCACCGCCCCGCCCGCCTCCTGA